In a genomic window of Phycisphaerae bacterium:
- a CDS encoding NAD-dependent epimerase/dehydratase family protein codes for MPGRVLVTGAAGFLGRHLCSYLQTTNPGLHLAGTDAMAGAAAPCREFHVVDLTDAEAVARLVHEVSPDCVIHLAGTFGTGQPLDIYRVNVLSIVALLEAVRRHVPRATVVATGSAAEYGRVPPECLPVTETCACVPVTPYGQSKLAATQIALLYHRMHSLAVVVVRPFQLLGPGVTTRLAPGAFAEQLRQALAEGRRVIQVGNLESQRDFLDVHDAAAGVWALCRRPAPGEVFNLCSGRPTRMAELLQTMIRVSGADVQVEIDPGRLRGAADVAAVYGSFEKLRRHCGWEPRCGLEESVRAMLA; via the coding sequence ATGCCTGGGCGCGTGCTGGTGACCGGGGCGGCGGGCTTCCTGGGGCGGCACCTGTGCAGCTATCTCCAAACCACGAACCCCGGGCTGCACCTCGCCGGCACGGACGCCATGGCGGGGGCGGCAGCGCCTTGCCGCGAGTTTCACGTCGTCGATCTGACGGATGCGGAGGCCGTGGCGCGTCTGGTGCACGAAGTCTCGCCGGACTGCGTGATCCATCTGGCGGGCACGTTTGGCACGGGCCAGCCGCTGGACATTTATCGTGTGAACGTGCTGTCGATCGTGGCGTTGCTGGAGGCAGTCCGCCGGCACGTTCCGCGAGCCACGGTCGTCGCGACGGGCTCGGCCGCCGAATACGGTCGCGTGCCGCCCGAGTGCCTGCCGGTCACGGAGACGTGTGCGTGCGTGCCGGTCACGCCGTACGGGCAGAGCAAGCTGGCCGCCACCCAGATCGCGCTCCTGTACCACCGGATGCACAGCCTGGCGGTGGTGGTCGTCCGGCCGTTTCAGTTGCTGGGCCCGGGCGTCACGACACGCTTGGCGCCGGGGGCGTTTGCAGAGCAGCTGCGCCAGGCGCTGGCGGAGGGACGACGTGTGATCCAGGTGGGTAACCTGGAAAGCCAGCGGGATTTCCTCGATGTCCACGACGCGGCGGCGGGGGTGTGGGCCTTGTGCCGGCGGCCGGCGCCGGGGGAGGTGTTCAATTTGTGCTCCGGCCGACCGACCCGGATGGCGGAACTGCTGCAAACGATGATCCGCGTCTCCGGTGCCGACGTGCAGGTCGAGATAGATCCCGGTCGGCTGCGTGGGGCCGCAGACGTGGCGGCGGTGTATGGCAGCTTCGAGAAGTTGCGCCGTCACTGCGGCTGGGAGCCGCGTTGCGGTCTGGAAGAGAGCGTGCGGGCGATGCTGGCCTGA
- a CDS encoding NTP transferase domain-containing protein: MAGVEIKDVRAVILAGGKGTRLKPYTTCFPKPLMPIGEMPIIEVVLRQLRSCGFRKITISVNHLAELIQTFCGDGAKWGLDITYCMEDKPLGTAGSISLVADPTDPLLLMNGDLLTTIDYAEMVQSHVRSGACATIGVFDREVRIDFGVLNMDARGDLITYTEKPRLHYAVSMGVNVLSRGALAFIPRGGYLDIPTLMMNIKAAGKRVSTFRSECEWLDIGRPDDYEQAIEEFERSKAKYLREPA, from the coding sequence ATGGCTGGTGTGGAGATTAAGGACGTCCGCGCGGTGATCCTGGCGGGCGGTAAGGGCACGCGGCTGAAGCCGTACACGACCTGTTTTCCCAAGCCGCTGATGCCGATTGGCGAGATGCCGATCATCGAGGTGGTATTGCGGCAGCTCCGCTCGTGCGGGTTTCGCAAGATCACGATCTCGGTGAATCACCTGGCCGAGCTGATCCAGACATTCTGCGGCGACGGCGCGAAGTGGGGGCTCGACATCACGTACTGCATGGAAGACAAGCCGCTCGGCACCGCCGGCTCGATCAGCCTGGTCGCGGACCCGACCGACCCGCTGCTGCTGATGAACGGTGACCTGCTGACCACCATCGACTACGCCGAGATGGTGCAAAGTCACGTGCGGTCCGGGGCATGCGCCACGATCGGCGTGTTCGACCGCGAGGTGCGGATCGACTTCGGCGTGCTCAACATGGATGCACGGGGTGACCTGATCACATACACGGAGAAACCGCGGCTGCACTACGCGGTGAGCATGGGTGTGAATGTGCTCAGCCGGGGAGCGCTGGCGTTCATCCCGCGCGGCGGGTACCTCGATATTCCGACGCTCATGATGAACATCAAGGCGGCCGGTAAGCGGGTCAGCACGTTCCGCAGCGAGTGCGAATGGCTCGACATCGGGCGGCCCGATGACTACGAGCAGGCGATCGAGGAATTCGAGCGGTCGAAGGCGAAGTACCTGCGGGAGCCGGCCTGA
- a CDS encoding SDR family NAD(P)-dependent oxidoreductase, whose translation MLKGKRVLVTGAGGFIGSHLVEALLARGAAVRAFVKYNGRSDIGMLADLPRAAQESLEIVFGNISDPFSVRAAVRGCDAVFHLAALIGIPYSYVAPADYVAVNVQGTLNVLQACRDERTPRVVHTSTSEAYGTAQYVPIDEAHPLQGQSPYSASKIAADKLAESYFRSFDLPVVTVRPFNTFGPRQSARAFIPTVISQALSGDHLRMGALDPVRDMTFVKDTAEGFITVGLSDKAVGEVVNLGVGSGETIGTIARTILRMIGKPEMPIEQDPARVRPAKSEVLRLISNNQRAREWCGWTPRYTLEQGLAETVAWVRQNLDRYRPGVYAV comes from the coding sequence ATGCTGAAAGGAAAACGGGTCCTCGTCACCGGCGCCGGTGGCTTCATCGGCTCGCACCTGGTCGAGGCGCTGTTGGCCCGCGGGGCCGCCGTCCGGGCGTTCGTGAAGTACAACGGGCGCAGCGACATTGGCATGCTGGCGGACCTGCCGCGGGCGGCGCAGGAGAGTCTGGAGATCGTGTTCGGCAACATCTCCGACCCGTTCTCCGTGCGCGCGGCGGTGCGCGGTTGCGACGCGGTATTTCACCTGGCCGCGTTGATCGGCATCCCCTACAGCTACGTCGCGCCGGCGGACTACGTCGCGGTGAACGTGCAGGGCACGCTGAACGTGCTGCAGGCGTGCCGGGACGAGCGCACGCCGCGCGTTGTGCACACGTCCACGAGCGAGGCCTACGGCACCGCGCAGTACGTGCCGATCGACGAGGCCCACCCGCTGCAGGGCCAATCGCCGTACTCGGCGAGCAAGATTGCGGCGGACAAGCTGGCGGAGTCGTACTTCCGCAGCTTCGATCTGCCGGTGGTGACCGTGCGGCCGTTCAACACGTTCGGGCCGCGGCAGTCGGCGCGGGCGTTCATCCCGACCGTGATCAGCCAGGCGTTGAGCGGTGACCACCTGCGCATGGGTGCGCTCGACCCCGTCCGGGATATGACCTTCGTGAAGGACACGGCGGAGGGCTTCATCACGGTCGGCCTGTCGGACAAGGCGGTCGGCGAGGTCGTGAACCTGGGTGTCGGCAGCGGCGAGACGATCGGGACGATCGCGCGGACGATCCTGCGGATGATCGGCAAGCCGGAGATGCCCATCGAGCAGGACCCGGCCCGCGTGCGGCCAGCGAAGAGCGAGGTACTGCGGCTGATCAGCAACAACCAGCGGGCCCGCGAATGGTGCGGCTGGACGCCGCGCTACACGCTCGAACAGGGCCTGGCGGAGACGGTGGCGTGGGTGCGGCAGAACCTGGACCGGTATCGCCCCGGTGTGTACGCCGTATAG
- a CDS encoding glycosyltransferase produces MSESRTELDATAGAPCVSITSAFYNTGPPLLDMIKSILAQTFTDWELVLVDDGSTDGSLELARSVVDPRIRVYSNGTNRGRSYSLNRLTALARGRFIARMDSDDLSAPTRIERQLAFLAQHPEVDVVGAGMVYISRDGAPMGQRHVPPTHAEICRTPFRTFGISHGSILARRAWLERFRYDESINLAVDSNLFLRAHLETTFANVPEPLYYYRFEPSFRLSKQLATRRICARYFFDHCRRAGRLDRAFWYAGVQYAKAAITVGMFYTGLQRRLLAHRFDPLTAAERAAHVRALEQIRNQPVALGVRPAGAPAG; encoded by the coding sequence GTGAGCGAGTCGCGCACGGAGCTCGATGCGACCGCCGGCGCGCCGTGCGTAAGCATCACCAGCGCGTTCTACAACACGGGGCCGCCGCTGCTGGACATGATCAAGTCCATCCTGGCGCAGACGTTCACCGATTGGGAGCTGGTCTTGGTGGACGACGGGTCGACGGATGGCAGCCTGGAGCTGGCCCGGTCGGTCGTCGATCCGCGCATCCGCGTCTACTCGAACGGCACGAATCGCGGGCGGTCGTACAGCCTGAACCGTCTGACCGCCCTCGCCCGCGGCCGGTTCATCGCGCGGATGGACTCGGACGACCTGTCCGCTCCGACCCGGATCGAGCGGCAACTGGCGTTCCTGGCGCAGCACCCGGAAGTGGATGTGGTTGGCGCCGGCATGGTCTATATCAGCCGCGACGGCGCGCCGATGGGGCAGCGCCACGTCCCGCCGACCCACGCCGAAATCTGCCGCACGCCGTTTCGCACGTTCGGCATCTCGCATGGCTCCATCCTGGCGCGGCGGGCGTGGCTGGAGCGTTTCCGGTATGACGAGTCGATCAACCTGGCGGTGGACTCGAACCTGTTTCTGCGTGCGCACCTGGAGACGACATTCGCCAACGTGCCGGAGCCGCTGTACTACTACCGGTTCGAGCCCTCGTTTCGGCTCAGCAAGCAACTGGCCACGCGGCGCATCTGCGCGCGTTATTTCTTTGACCACTGCCGCAGGGCCGGGCGGCTGGATCGGGCGTTCTGGTACGCGGGCGTGCAATATGCCAAGGCGGCAATCACCGTAGGTATGTTCTACACCGGCCTGCAGCGCCGCCTGTTGGCGCATCGCTTTGACCCGCTGACCGCCGCGGAACGCGCGGCCCACGTTCGCGCGCTGGAGCAAATCCGCAATCAGCCGGTCGCGCTGGGTGTCCGTCCGGCGGGCGCGCCGGCCGGCTAG
- a CDS encoding glycosyltransferase family 4 protein, whose protein sequence is MRIVYFDFTNNFGGAPQSMLYLAGQLAREHAVHVVDVYGRCSAYQDAVRAAGLPYHVLLPDARWTYIGQAGLRRLWAFARQLPELLRLRARAVRAIRGIDPDVLWVMNEKSLTVVGTSPGLRRYPIVLFVRGWGTPNQVSRWLRWLMRRRTAAVVAVSTATRAQLASVGVPDHKLHLGSSSIDVDKVSRRAHEPLSLELPAGDRQPKILLVAARPERAKGHLTAVRALARLKAGGYDPALWIPGKPAVGADDRFVRELQQLAAELGVADNVYFLGWVENMPALLQACDVAILPSHTEGLPRSILEAMVVRKPVIATPVGGVGDCIVDGRTGLLFPVDDDVALADRLRRIWENRAQTAEMVASAYAHVRENFDPERYVRRVARVFGAVARRRP, encoded by the coding sequence ATGCGGATCGTCTACTTCGACTTCACGAACAACTTCGGCGGGGCGCCGCAGAGCATGCTCTACCTGGCCGGGCAGCTGGCGCGCGAGCACGCGGTGCACGTGGTCGACGTGTACGGGCGTTGCAGCGCCTACCAGGACGCGGTGCGCGCCGCCGGGCTGCCGTACCACGTACTGCTGCCGGACGCCCGCTGGACCTACATCGGTCAGGCGGGGTTGCGGCGGTTGTGGGCCTTCGCCCGGCAGTTGCCCGAACTGCTGCGCCTGCGGGCCCGCGCCGTGCGGGCGATTCGGGGGATCGACCCCGACGTGCTGTGGGTGATGAATGAGAAGTCGCTGACCGTTGTCGGCACGAGCCCCGGCCTTCGCCGGTACCCGATCGTGCTGTTCGTGCGCGGCTGGGGTACGCCCAACCAGGTCAGTCGCTGGCTGCGGTGGCTCATGCGGCGCCGGACCGCGGCGGTGGTGGCGGTGTCGACGGCCACGCGCGCCCAGCTCGCCAGCGTCGGCGTGCCGGACCACAAGCTGCATCTCGGCTCCTCGTCGATCGACGTCGACAAGGTCAGCCGCCGAGCCCACGAACCTCTATCGCTGGAGTTGCCGGCCGGCGACCGGCAACCGAAGATCCTGCTGGTCGCCGCCCGGCCGGAGCGGGCCAAAGGACACCTGACGGCCGTGCGGGCGCTGGCGCGCCTTAAGGCGGGGGGCTACGATCCGGCGCTGTGGATTCCCGGCAAACCGGCGGTCGGCGCCGACGACCGCTTTGTCCGGGAGCTGCAGCAGCTGGCTGCGGAGCTGGGCGTCGCGGACAACGTGTACTTCCTCGGGTGGGTGGAGAACATGCCAGCCCTGCTCCAGGCGTGCGATGTCGCGATACTCCCGTCGCACACGGAGGGGCTGCCGCGTTCGATTCTGGAGGCGATGGTCGTGCGCAAACCGGTCATTGCGACCCCTGTCGGGGGCGTCGGCGACTGTATCGTGGATGGTCGCACCGGGCTACTCTTTCCGGTGGACGACGATGTCGCGCTGGCGGACCGCCTCCGCCGCATATGGGAGAACCGCGCGCAGACCGCGGAGATGGTGGCGAGTGCGTACGCGCATGTGCGTGAGAACTTCGATCCCGAGCGATACGTGCGCCGCGTGGCGCGCGTGTTTGGCGCCGTCGCGCGCCGGAGGCCATGA
- a CDS encoding heparinase II/III family protein: MLALPAIPLCRAGEHPALLLSVPDVPRLKHVCGLPAPASADPRWGRSGVRAADFQALRAGLVARGGDDVLPGELLAAAFLHVVADDDPTDRVRLRLIESALREPAGAATDPLELAIALDWCWDALSPTVRHEFLIELRRRAAPLAPSDSPLETRRFREKLAAVAVAAAIDPADEPSQSWVELRTRLLDAARDYFAVTFPQYVAWRGRSPTGSARAADEEADTALAIEIASRLLQRDAWPDYRASVGRWLEHYLFEQLDHPALRHGFLHDDGDAAPVTPAPAWRDLLPVTAHLIAARTRDPAAALLADRIESALAEPDPSGLTTLWRWVAIAFDTTGIPRCDPRQLPTARNLDGAVLFRGPAGSDATVVWIDAGQPFLRRRQHFDAGHFLLCRSGELVVSGANDVLLEAIASKGGAQYLGQQNTPFDFEQYCTATISHNALVLWDPARVVNWYGQRYLPSGGQRCIEHTCTDFALPLESQGRLTGRQLAYGWHDTAAYLALDLAPAYDRRAVSAYTRTFCFVWGRVLVVVDRVTTPKGRTPPTWILNLPARPTVDGTDLPASTRVAGSTNDAGVWRCDTAAWLRWTDRDGSLWFTAPLPTTKAQRIVGGPARRLRIAEGRHVDRTYIGGDADGFERLIIPAERRGAENAWYRLGRPTLLGAQFGQQPLWGRIELEPLERGATTIFVAVLIPDRADATVTPAVSVETGENPLVLHLSAGRDQATLRLPSDAGAGGRLEIGGPLPSAWDLPTDVQPDMPLAAD, from the coding sequence GTGCTGGCTCTGCCCGCCATCCCGCTCTGCCGCGCCGGCGAACACCCCGCGTTGCTCCTGAGCGTACCTGACGTGCCGCGCTTGAAGCATGTCTGCGGTCTGCCGGCGCCGGCGAGCGCCGACCCGCGCTGGGGGCGCTCGGGCGTTCGCGCCGCTGACTTCCAGGCGCTGCGGGCCGGGCTGGTCGCGCGCGGTGGCGACGATGTTCTGCCCGGCGAGTTGCTCGCCGCCGCGTTTCTCCACGTCGTGGCCGACGACGACCCGACCGATCGCGTGCGCCTGCGACTGATCGAGTCCGCCCTCCGCGAACCGGCTGGCGCTGCGACCGATCCGCTGGAGCTTGCGATCGCGTTGGACTGGTGCTGGGACGCACTGTCGCCCACGGTACGGCACGAGTTCCTGATCGAGCTACGCCGTCGGGCCGCGCCCCTGGCGCCGAGCGACAGTCCGCTGGAAACCCGCCGCTTTCGCGAAAAGCTCGCGGCCGTGGCCGTGGCCGCCGCCATCGACCCTGCAGACGAGCCCAGCCAGAGCTGGGTCGAGCTGCGGACGCGGCTGCTTGACGCGGCCCGCGACTATTTCGCGGTAACGTTTCCGCAATATGTGGCGTGGCGTGGGCGCAGCCCGACCGGCTCCGCCCGCGCCGCCGACGAGGAAGCGGATACCGCCCTGGCCATCGAAATCGCCAGCCGACTCCTGCAGCGCGACGCGTGGCCGGACTACCGCGCCAGCGTCGGTCGCTGGCTTGAGCATTACCTCTTCGAGCAGCTCGATCACCCCGCTTTGCGGCACGGCTTTCTGCACGATGACGGCGACGCCGCGCCGGTTACGCCGGCGCCCGCCTGGCGCGATCTGCTGCCCGTGACTGCGCACCTCATCGCCGCCCGGACCCGCGACCCCGCGGCGGCTCTGCTCGCAGACCGCATCGAGTCCGCCCTGGCGGAGCCCGACCCCTCAGGTCTGACCACGCTGTGGCGCTGGGTCGCCATCGCGTTCGACACGACCGGCATCCCGCGCTGCGATCCGCGCCAGCTCCCCACGGCCCGCAACCTCGACGGCGCCGTCCTCTTTCGCGGCCCCGCGGGCTCCGATGCCACCGTCGTCTGGATCGACGCCGGGCAACCCTTCCTGCGCCGCCGCCAGCACTTTGACGCCGGCCATTTCCTCCTCTGTCGTTCCGGCGAGCTGGTCGTCAGCGGTGCCAACGACGTGCTGTTGGAGGCAATTGCCAGCAAGGGCGGGGCGCAATACCTCGGCCAGCAGAACACGCCGTTCGACTTCGAGCAGTACTGCACCGCGACGATCAGTCACAACGCGCTGGTGCTCTGGGACCCCGCCCGCGTGGTGAACTGGTACGGCCAGCGCTACCTGCCCAGCGGCGGACAGCGCTGCATCGAACACACGTGCACCGATTTCGCCCTGCCGCTCGAAAGCCAGGGACGCCTGACTGGCCGGCAGCTCGCGTACGGCTGGCACGACACCGCGGCATACCTGGCGCTCGATCTGGCCCCGGCGTATGACCGCCGCGCAGTCAGCGCGTATACCCGCACGTTCTGCTTCGTCTGGGGCCGCGTCCTGGTGGTGGTGGACCGCGTCACCACACCCAAGGGCCGCACGCCGCCCACGTGGATCCTCAATTTGCCGGCACGGCCCACGGTTGATGGCACCGACCTGCCTGCGAGTACGCGTGTCGCCGGCAGCACCAACGACGCCGGCGTGTGGCGCTGCGACACCGCCGCGTGGCTGCGCTGGACCGATCGCGACGGCAGCCTCTGGTTCACGGCGCCGCTGCCGACGACGAAGGCGCAGCGGATCGTCGGCGGGCCCGCCCGGCGCCTGCGCATCGCGGAGGGTCGCCACGTCGATCGCACCTACATCGGCGGTGACGCGGACGGCTTCGAGCGCCTCATCATTCCTGCTGAGCGGCGCGGCGCCGAGAACGCCTGGTATCGCCTCGGCCGCCCCACCCTCCTCGGCGCGCAATTCGGGCAACAGCCGCTCTGGGGGCGGATCGAGCTCGAGCCGCTCGAACGTGGCGCGACAACAATCTTCGTGGCGGTGCTGATCCCCGACCGCGCCGACGCCACCGTAACACCCGCCGTCAGCGTCGAAACGGGGGAGAACCCACTGGTGCTGCATCTGAGCGCCGGCCGCGACCAAGCCACGCTCCGCCTGCCCAGTGACGCCGGCGCCGGCGGTCGCCTGGAGATCGGCGGGCCCCTGCCCAGCGCGTGGGATCTGCCGACCGACGTGCAGCCCGACATGCCGCTCGCCGCGGATTGA
- a CDS encoding decaprenyl-phosphate phosphoribosyltransferase, which produces MPYLELMRPGQWTKNLFVFAGLVFGLKLDDRASLVLALLGFACFCLVSSAVYVFNDIHDRHEDRIHPTKRLRPIASGRVGVSAAAIWGALLLVGGLLGGWALNRAFFVVVALYVVLQTAYTFWFKHATLLDVITIGLGFVLRAVAGALVVGVTISHWLVLCTFTLCLVLGFGKRRCELNALGNAGTQHDAARHRRTLAEYTPELLNHMTTLAAGIAVVSFMLYANDKRTLDVFGTNYLLYTLPIVVYAIFRFALLVEHGRVDGPTEVLLRDRPFQAAILLWGVAVLLIIYRGESVQTWLGSILHDGAT; this is translated from the coding sequence ATGCCGTACCTGGAACTGATGCGACCGGGGCAGTGGACCAAGAACCTGTTCGTGTTTGCAGGTCTGGTCTTCGGGCTCAAGCTGGATGATCGCGCCAGCCTGGTGCTCGCGCTGCTCGGCTTCGCGTGTTTCTGCCTCGTCAGCAGCGCCGTGTACGTCTTCAACGACATCCACGACCGCCACGAGGACCGCATCCATCCCACGAAACGCCTGCGGCCCATCGCGTCCGGCCGCGTCGGCGTCTCGGCCGCCGCCATCTGGGGCGCGCTGCTGCTCGTGGGCGGCCTGCTCGGCGGATGGGCGCTCAACCGCGCGTTCTTCGTGGTCGTCGCGCTCTACGTGGTCTTGCAGACCGCCTATACATTCTGGTTCAAGCACGCGACCTTGCTGGACGTTATCACCATCGGACTGGGCTTCGTGCTGCGGGCCGTGGCCGGCGCCCTCGTGGTCGGTGTCACGATCTCCCACTGGCTGGTCCTGTGCACGTTCACCCTCTGCCTCGTCCTCGGGTTCGGCAAACGCCGCTGCGAGCTGAACGCGCTCGGCAACGCGGGGACGCAGCACGACGCGGCCCGGCATCGCCGCACGCTCGCCGAGTACACGCCCGAGCTGCTCAATCACATGACGACGCTGGCGGCCGGCATCGCGGTCGTCAGCTTCATGCTGTACGCCAACGACAAGCGGACCCTCGACGTGTTCGGCACGAACTACCTGCTGTACACGTTGCCGATCGTCGTCTACGCGATCTTCCGGTTCGCGCTGCTCGTCGAGCACGGCCGCGTCGACGGGCCAACCGAAGTCTTGCTCCGCGACCGCCCGTTCCAGGCCGCCATCCTCCTGTGGGGCGTGGCGGTGCTGCTGATCATCTACCGTGGCGAAAGCGTGCAGACTTGGCTTGGCAGCATCCTGCACGACGGCGCGACGTAG
- a CDS encoding DUF362 domain-containing protein: MPKAKVAILKTSPRTVLRDYHELLNLAGYQDVVAKDADTALKINISWHFFFPGSSTVPWQLEGVIRAMQADGYDSNLIHACHNRTVVIDAHLGERENKQLNVIEAHGLRNVHLYEGEDWINIRDAVGDLTKQFLCLNEVYPGGFMIPRRFIGENIIHLPTIKTHVFTTTTGAMKNAFGGLLNERRHWTHPVIHETLVDLLMIQKKIHRGVFAVMDGTFAGDGPGPRCMLPHVKNVILASADQTAIDATAAKLMGMDPLSIKFIRLAHERGLGCGDPRDIELVGDASAANENWHFAGPFQKMTFASRMQHLIYWGPLKKPVEWSLKTVLAPWAYIASVIYHDSFWYPMRAKRMMQEVLASDWGRLFQNWEHVQPDADGYPDIGTQPADLSRAGWAAFAESLKILGTCIKEAPEFAARKRKVVAQHV; encoded by the coding sequence GTGCCCAAAGCGAAAGTCGCCATCCTCAAGACCTCCCCGCGGACCGTGCTCCGCGACTACCACGAGCTGCTTAATCTCGCCGGCTACCAGGACGTGGTCGCCAAGGACGCCGACACGGCGCTGAAGATCAACATCTCCTGGCACTTCTTCTTCCCCGGCAGCTCGACCGTGCCGTGGCAGCTCGAGGGGGTCATCCGGGCCATGCAGGCCGACGGCTATGACTCCAACCTGATCCACGCCTGCCATAACCGCACCGTCGTCATCGACGCCCACCTCGGCGAACGCGAAAACAAGCAACTGAACGTCATCGAGGCCCACGGCCTGCGCAACGTCCACCTCTACGAGGGCGAGGACTGGATCAACATCCGCGACGCCGTTGGCGACCTCACCAAGCAGTTCCTCTGCCTCAACGAGGTCTACCCCGGCGGGTTCATGATCCCCCGCCGCTTCATCGGCGAGAACATCATCCACCTGCCGACGATCAAGACGCACGTCTTCACGACCACGACCGGCGCGATGAAAAACGCGTTTGGCGGGCTGCTGAATGAGCGCCGGCACTGGACACACCCAGTCATCCACGAGACGCTCGTCGACCTGCTGATGATCCAGAAAAAAATCCACCGCGGCGTGTTCGCGGTCATGGACGGCACGTTCGCCGGCGACGGACCCGGCCCGCGCTGCATGCTCCCGCACGTGAAGAACGTGATCCTCGCGAGCGCGGACCAGACGGCGATCGACGCCACCGCGGCGAAACTGATGGGCATGGACCCGCTGTCGATCAAGTTCATCCGACTCGCGCATGAGCGCGGCCTCGGCTGCGGCGATCCACGCGACATCGAGCTGGTCGGCGACGCGTCCGCGGCGAACGAGAATTGGCACTTCGCCGGCCCGTTCCAGAAGATGACGTTCGCCAGCCGCATGCAGCATTTGATTTACTGGGGCCCGCTGAAGAAGCCGGTCGAGTGGTCACTGAAAACGGTTCTCGCGCCGTGGGCGTACATCGCGAGCGTGATCTACCACGACAGTTTCTGGTACCCGATGCGCGCGAAGCGGATGATGCAGGAGGTGCTGGCGAGCGACTGGGGCCGGCTGTTCCAGAACTGGGAGCACGTCCAGCCGGACGCCGACGGCTACCCGGACATCGGCACGCAGCCGGCGGACCTGAGCCGCGCGGGCTGGGCTGCATTTGCCGAGTCGCTGAAGATCCTCGGCACGTGCATCAAAGAAGCCCCGGAATTCGCCGCCCGCAAGCGCAAGGTCGTCGCCCAGCACGTATGA
- a CDS encoding gamma carbonic anhydrase family protein: MSQNPIRPTIGRNVYIAPTAYVGGDVAIGDDSTVMHHVTIRGDVSAITIGQRVNVQDGTIIHTKSGVPLDIADDVSIGHRAVVHCRRIGRGTLIGIGAILLDDAEIGKGCIVAAGALVPPGMIIPDGKLVVGLPARITRDVTPEDREYLGRVGASYIVLGRQHAAGRYPNHGG, encoded by the coding sequence ATGAGCCAGAACCCCATCCGCCCCACCATCGGCCGCAACGTCTACATCGCCCCCACGGCCTACGTCGGCGGCGACGTCGCGATCGGCGACGACTCGACCGTCATGCACCACGTCACGATTCGCGGCGACGTCTCCGCGATCACGATCGGCCAGCGCGTCAATGTCCAGGACGGCACGATCATTCACACGAAGTCCGGCGTGCCGCTTGACATCGCTGATGACGTCTCCATCGGTCACCGCGCGGTCGTGCACTGCCGGCGAATTGGACGCGGGACGTTGATCGGCATCGGCGCGATCCTGCTCGACGACGCCGAGATCGGCAAAGGTTGTATCGTCGCCGCCGGTGCGCTCGTCCCGCCGGGCATGATTATCCCCGACGGGAAGCTCGTCGTCGGTCTGCCCGCGCGGATCACGCGCGACGTCACGCCGGAAGATCGCGAGTATTTGGGCCGCGTCGGCGCCAGCTACATCGTGCTCGGCCGCCAGCATGCCGCCGGCAGGTACCCGAATCACGGCGGTTGA